The following is a genomic window from Devosia neptuniae.
TGACGCTGATCGACCGGCGCAATCACCACCTGTTCCAGCCCCTGCTCTATCAGGTGGCGACGGCCTCGCTCAGCACCTCGGAAATCGCCTGGCCGATCCGCAGTATTCTGCGCAAGCGGGATGATGTGCGAACGCTGCTGGCGACGGTGACCGGTGTCGATACCGCGGCCAAGACAGTTGAGATCGAGGACGGAGAGCCTGTTCCCTATGACAGCCTGATCATCGCCACCGGCGCGCGGCATGCCTATTTCGGGCATGACGAATGGGAGCAATTCGCGCCCGGGCTCAAGACGCTGGAAGACGCGACGACCATTCGGCGCAAGCTGTTGCTGGCGTTCGAGGCGGCGGAGCGGGAGAGTGATCCGGCCAAGCGACAGGCCTTGATGACCTTCGTTATCATCGGTGCCGGGCCGACGGGCGTAGAACTGGCTGGCGCCATTATCGAGCTGGCCAAGATCAGCCTCAAAGACAATTTCCGCGTGATTGAGCCGGAAAAAGCGCGCGTGGTGCTGATCGAGGGCGGCCAGAAGGTGTTGGCCAATTTCAAGCCGGAGCTGTCGGAATACACTCTGGGCGCGCTGCGGCGGCTGGGCGTGGAGGTGGAGCTGGGCGCGGCGGTGACCAGTGTCGACGCCAATGGCGTGGTGTATGGCGACAAGCGGATCGAGGCCAATACGATCATCTGGGCCGCCGGTGTGCAGGCGTCGCCGGCCGCCAAGTGGCTGGGCGTCGAGCCTGACCGGGCCGGGCGGGTGCGGGTCGAGCCGGATATGAGCGTGCCGGGGCTGCCGGAGGTGTTCGTGGTGGGCGACACCGCGAGCATTGCCATGCCCGACGGCAAGCCGGTGCCCGGCGTGGGCGACGCAGCCAAGCAGAGCGGGCGGCATGCAGCCAATGTCATCAAGGCGCGGCTGGCGGGTGACAATAGCGCCAAGCCTTTCCGCTATAAGCATGCCGGCGACATCGCCACGATCGGCAAGCGGGCGGCAGTGATCGATTTTGGCTGGATCCGGCTCAAGGGTTGGATCGCCTGGTGGGTATGGGGGCTGGCCCATATCTATTTCCTGATCGACACCAAGAACCGGCTGTTTGTAGCCATGAGCTGGCTGTGGATCTACCTCAGCGGCCAGCGGAGTGCGCGGCTGATTACGCAGGGCGATGCGACCAAAAAGGCGCCGATCGAGGAAATCAAATAGCTTGTATGCGCATTAACATGCGCATATTTTACGCGAAAAGACGGAGGCAGACATGGCCAGTGCGGTTCGGCGGGCAACCAATGTGACGATCAACCAGACGCTGCTGGATGAAGCCAAGGGGCTGGGGCTCAACATCTCGCGGGCGGCAGAAACCGGCATTGAGACAGCTGTCCGTGCGGAGAAGGAACGGCTTTGGCAGGTTGAGAATGCCGAGGCTATTCAAAGCTCCAACGATTATGTCGAGAAGTATGGGCTCCCACTCGCCAAATACCGCGTCTTTTGATGGCGCGGTTTGATATCTGCCGGGACACCGATGGGCAGACCTATCTTGATGTGCAGGCGAGCGTGCTATCCGGCCTCAATACGCGACTGCTGGTGCCGCTCATGCCGCCGGATCAAGCACCAAGCCCGGCGCGCCGGCTCAATCCCATATTTGTTGTCGATGGC
Proteins encoded in this region:
- a CDS encoding NAD(P)/FAD-dependent oxidoreductase, whose translation is MSAAKHRIVIIGGGFGGLSAAQTLAGADVDVTLIDRRNHHLFQPLLYQVATASLSTSEIAWPIRSILRKRDDVRTLLATVTGVDTAAKTVEIEDGEPVPYDSLIIATGARHAYFGHDEWEQFAPGLKTLEDATTIRRKLLLAFEAAERESDPAKRQALMTFVIIGAGPTGVELAGAIIELAKISLKDNFRVIEPEKARVVLIEGGQKVLANFKPELSEYTLGALRRLGVEVELGAAVTSVDANGVVYGDKRIEANTIIWAAGVQASPAAKWLGVEPDRAGRVRVEPDMSVPGLPEVFVVGDTASIAMPDGKPVPGVGDAAKQSGRHAANVIKARLAGDNSAKPFRYKHAGDIATIGKRAAVIDFGWIRLKGWIAWWVWGLAHIYFLIDTKNRLFVAMSWLWIYLSGQRSARLITQGDATKKAPIEEIK
- a CDS encoding type II toxin-antitoxin system CcdA family antitoxin: MASAVRRATNVTINQTLLDEAKGLGLNISRAAETGIETAVRAEKERLWQVENAEAIQSSNDYVEKYGLPLAKYRVF
- a CDS encoding CcdB family protein, translated to MARFDICRDTDGQTYLDVQASVLSGLNTRLLVPLMPPDQAPSPARRLNPIFVVDGERLVMVTQYLAAVPTSELGPSMGSLVRYADEISAALDMAFYGF